In one Pseudarthrobacter oxydans genomic region, the following are encoded:
- the kynU gene encoding kynureninase, whose product MSIHQENAAAPAAEQLQQRAAELDREDPLGHYREHFIGTDTAVSYLDGNSLGRPLKRTAEDIATFIRDDWGGRLIRGWDEQWLGLPQSIGDQLGRAVLGAAPGQTTIADSTTVVLYKLIRAALAAVADPDRNELVLDTENFPTDRYLVEGIALEEGLTLRWIQADPAAGVTVEQVRQATGPRTAVVLLSQIAYRSGHLADLPAITAAVHDAGALVVWDLCHSAGSVEIALDSAGADFAAGCTYKYLNGGPGSPAFAYVNQRHLASLNQPIWGWMGRKDAFEMAAGYEPAAGIRGFLSGTPAIFGMLAMQGTLDVIEEASMAAIRAKSEKLTAFAVEVFDAWLAPLGAELASPRNPAERGSHITIDHPDFTKATVQALWDRDVIPDFRAPRGIRVGLSPLSTSYREVLRGMEAMRDCLQG is encoded by the coding sequence ATGAGCATCCACCAGGAGAATGCAGCTGCGCCGGCTGCGGAGCAGTTGCAGCAACGGGCCGCGGAACTCGACCGGGAGGATCCGCTGGGGCACTACCGCGAGCACTTCATCGGCACCGACACGGCCGTGTCCTACCTCGATGGAAACTCACTGGGCCGGCCGCTGAAGCGGACCGCGGAGGACATCGCAACCTTCATCCGCGACGACTGGGGAGGGCGGCTGATCCGCGGCTGGGACGAGCAGTGGCTGGGCCTGCCGCAGTCCATCGGCGACCAGCTCGGACGGGCAGTCCTCGGCGCCGCGCCGGGCCAGACCACCATCGCCGACTCCACCACCGTGGTGCTCTACAAGCTGATCCGTGCCGCCCTCGCAGCGGTTGCCGATCCGGACCGCAACGAGCTGGTCCTTGACACCGAAAACTTCCCCACGGACCGGTACCTCGTCGAGGGCATTGCACTGGAGGAGGGACTTACCCTGCGCTGGATCCAGGCGGATCCGGCCGCCGGGGTGACCGTCGAACAGGTGCGCCAGGCAACCGGGCCGCGTACCGCCGTCGTACTCCTGAGCCAGATCGCCTACCGCTCGGGCCACCTGGCGGACCTCCCCGCCATCACGGCCGCAGTGCACGACGCCGGCGCGCTGGTTGTGTGGGACCTGTGCCACTCCGCGGGGTCAGTGGAGATCGCCCTGGACAGTGCCGGCGCCGACTTCGCCGCCGGCTGCACCTACAAATACCTCAACGGCGGACCGGGGTCGCCGGCCTTCGCGTACGTGAACCAGCGCCACCTGGCGTCGCTCAACCAGCCGATCTGGGGATGGATGGGGCGCAAGGACGCGTTCGAAATGGCTGCCGGCTATGAGCCGGCAGCCGGAATCCGCGGGTTCCTCAGCGGAACGCCGGCGATTTTCGGGATGCTGGCCATGCAGGGCACCCTCGATGTCATTGAAGAAGCGTCCATGGCCGCCATCCGGGCCAAGTCGGAGAAGCTCACGGCCTTCGCCGTCGAGGTCTTTGATGCCTGGCTCGCGCCGCTGGGCGCTGAACTTGCCTCACCGCGGAATCCGGCAGAGCGCGGCAGCCACATCACCATCGACCATCCGGATTTCACCAAGGCGACAGTGCAGGCGCTGTGGGACCGGGACGTGATCCCGGACTTCCGCGCTCCGCGCGGTATCCGCGTGGGCCTTTCGCCGCTGAGCACCAGCTACCGGGAGGTTCTGCGGGGCATGGAGGCGATGCGGGACTGCCTGCAGGGATAA
- the rpsO gene encoding 30S ribosomal protein S15, producing MALDAAVKQSIIKEYATGEGDTGSPEVQVAVLTQRIKDLTEHMKEHKHDYHTQRGLLAMVGRRKRMLGYLKKTDIARYRSLIERLGLRR from the coding sequence GTGGCACTTGACGCCGCTGTAAAGCAGTCCATCATCAAGGAATACGCAACCGGCGAAGGCGACACCGGTTCGCCGGAGGTCCAGGTTGCCGTCCTGACCCAGCGGATCAAGGATCTGACTGAGCACATGAAGGAGCACAAGCACGATTACCACACCCAGCGCGGTCTGCTGGCCATGGTTGGTCGTCGCAAGCGCATGCTGGGCTACCTCAAGAAGACTGACATCGCCCGCTACCGTTCGCTCATCGAGCGCCTCGGCCTGCGCCGCTAG
- a CDS encoding polyribonucleotide nucleotidyltransferase codes for MEGPEIQFSEAVIDNGRFGKRVIRFETGRLAKQAAGAAMVYIDDDTALLSATTAGKHPREGFDFFPLTVDVEERMYAAGRIPGSFFRREGRPSTEAILACRLMDRPLRPAFIKGLRNEVQIVVTVLAINPDELYDVVAINASSMSTQLSGLPFSGPIGGVRVALVADENGSQWVAFPKHSQLEHSVFNMVVAGRIAGDDVAIMMVEAEATDNSWNLIKEQGATAPTEEVVSEGLEAAKPFIKALCEAQADLAARAAKPTVEFPVFLDYEDDVYAAVEAAAAEKLAAVFQIADKQERDNASDALKDEVTASLAGQFEGREKELSAAFRSVTKHVVRQRILKDQIRIDGRGLTDIRQLTAEVEVLPRVHGSAIFERGETQIMGVTTLNMLKMEQQIDSLSPVKTKRYMHNYNFPPYSTGETGRVGSPKRREIGHGALAERALVPVLPSREEFPYAIRQVSEALGSNGSTSMGSVCASTLSMLNAGVPLKAAVAGIAMGLVSDQVDGQTRYAALTDILGAEDAFGDMDFKVAGTSEFVTAIQLDTKLDGIPASVLAAALKQAREARLHILEVINSAIDTPDELSEFAPRVIAVKIPVDKIGEVIGPKGKMINQIQEDTGADISIEDDGTVYIGATNGPSAEAARSAINAIANPQVPEIGERYLGTVVKTTTFGAFVSLTPGKDGLLHISELRKIAGGKRVDNVEDVVSVGQKVQVEITKIDDRGKLSLSPVVAEEEGAGETERVHATEPAEGAEV; via the coding sequence TTGGAGGGTCCCGAAATCCAGTTCTCGGAAGCAGTCATTGACAATGGCCGTTTCGGCAAGCGCGTAATCCGCTTTGAAACCGGCCGCCTTGCCAAGCAGGCAGCCGGCGCAGCCATGGTGTACATCGACGATGACACCGCACTGCTGTCCGCCACCACTGCAGGCAAGCACCCGCGTGAAGGCTTTGACTTCTTCCCGCTGACGGTCGACGTCGAAGAGCGCATGTACGCTGCCGGCCGCATCCCGGGCTCGTTCTTCCGCCGTGAAGGACGCCCGTCCACCGAAGCCATCCTGGCCTGCCGCCTGATGGACCGTCCGCTGCGCCCCGCCTTCATCAAGGGCCTGCGGAACGAGGTCCAGATCGTGGTCACCGTCCTGGCGATCAACCCGGACGAGCTCTACGACGTGGTGGCCATCAATGCCTCCTCCATGTCCACGCAGCTGTCCGGCCTGCCGTTCTCCGGCCCCATCGGCGGCGTCCGCGTTGCCCTGGTTGCTGACGAAAACGGGTCACAGTGGGTGGCTTTCCCCAAGCACTCCCAGCTGGAGCACTCCGTCTTCAACATGGTGGTTGCCGGCCGCATTGCCGGTGACGACGTCGCCATCATGATGGTCGAAGCCGAAGCCACCGACAATTCATGGAACCTCATCAAGGAACAGGGCGCCACCGCCCCCACCGAAGAGGTTGTCTCCGAGGGCCTCGAGGCTGCCAAGCCGTTCATCAAGGCACTGTGCGAAGCCCAGGCCGACCTCGCCGCCCGCGCTGCCAAGCCGACCGTTGAATTCCCGGTCTTCCTGGACTACGAGGACGATGTTTACGCCGCCGTCGAGGCCGCTGCCGCTGAGAAGCTCGCCGCTGTCTTCCAGATCGCGGACAAGCAGGAGCGCGACAACGCTTCGGACGCCCTGAAGGACGAGGTCACCGCCTCCCTCGCCGGCCAGTTCGAAGGCCGCGAGAAGGAGCTGTCCGCAGCGTTCCGCTCGGTCACCAAGCACGTTGTGCGCCAGCGCATCCTGAAGGACCAGATCCGCATTGACGGGCGTGGCCTCACGGACATCCGCCAGCTCACCGCCGAGGTCGAGGTCCTGCCGCGCGTTCACGGTTCGGCCATCTTCGAACGTGGTGAAACCCAGATCATGGGCGTCACCACGCTGAACATGCTGAAGATGGAACAGCAGATCGACTCGCTGTCTCCGGTGAAGACCAAGCGCTACATGCACAACTACAACTTCCCGCCGTACTCCACCGGCGAGACCGGCCGCGTCGGTTCGCCGAAGCGCCGCGAAATCGGCCACGGTGCCCTGGCTGAGCGCGCGCTCGTGCCGGTCCTGCCGTCCCGCGAGGAGTTCCCGTACGCCATCCGCCAGGTATCCGAAGCCCTCGGTTCCAACGGTTCGACGTCGATGGGCTCCGTTTGCGCCTCCACCCTCTCGATGCTGAACGCAGGTGTGCCCCTGAAGGCCGCCGTCGCCGGCATCGCCATGGGCCTGGTCTCCGACCAGGTGGACGGCCAGACCCGCTACGCTGCGCTGACCGACATCCTTGGTGCCGAAGATGCCTTCGGCGACATGGACTTCAAGGTTGCCGGTACCTCCGAGTTCGTTACCGCCATCCAGCTTGACACCAAGCTCGACGGCATCCCCGCTTCCGTGCTGGCAGCAGCCCTGAAGCAGGCCCGCGAGGCACGCCTGCACATCCTCGAGGTCATCAACTCGGCCATCGACACCCCGGACGAGCTCTCCGAGTTCGCACCGCGCGTCATCGCCGTGAAGATCCCCGTGGACAAGATCGGCGAGGTCATCGGCCCCAAGGGCAAGATGATCAACCAGATCCAGGAAGACACCGGCGCCGACATCTCCATCGAGGACGACGGCACGGTCTACATTGGCGCCACCAACGGCCCGTCGGCAGAAGCAGCGCGTTCCGCCATCAACGCCATTGCCAACCCGCAGGTCCCGGAAATCGGCGAGCGCTACCTGGGTACGGTCGTCAAGACCACCACCTTCGGTGCCTTCGTTTCGCTGACCCCGGGCAAGGACGGCCTCCTGCACATCTCCGAGCTGCGCAAGATCGCAGGCGGCAAGCGCGTGGACAACGTCGAAGACGTTGTCTCGGTGGGCCAGAAGGTCCAGGTGGAAATCACCAAGATCGATGACCGCGGAAAGCTGTCGCTGTCTCCGGTAGTGGCTGAAGAGGAAGGCGCCGGGGAGACCGAGCGCGTTCACGCCACGGAGCCCGCTGAAGGCGCAGAGGTCTAG
- a CDS encoding pitrilysin family protein, which yields MTVVPLPLEQNHRGDTLVHGADGGSEVRRSVLPGGVRVLTEAMPGQRSATIGFWVGVGSRDEAPGQHGSTHFLEHLLFKGTKRRTALEIASAFDEVGGESNAATAKESTCYFARVLDSDLPMAIDVIADMITGAVIDPAEMEQERDVILEEIAMDSDDPTDVAHEHFVSAVLGSHPLGRPIGGTPDAIKAVARDSVWEHYQRYYRPDELVITAAGGLEHDVVCGLVVDALESAGWSLESDAAPVERRSTERALITGTAGLHVVKRAVEQANIIMGCPTIVATDERRYVMSVLNAVLGGGMSSRLFQEIREKRGLVYSTYSFASSYADAGYFGMYAGCTPSKVRQVLDLLAVELDKLAEHGIAEDELRKAVGQLGGGIVLALEDTGSRMSRLGRAELVSGEYQDIDETLRLIKAVTTEQVQELAAELAAAPRTVTVVGPFEETETFGL from the coding sequence ATGACTGTTGTACCCCTGCCGCTTGAGCAGAACCACCGCGGCGATACCCTGGTCCACGGGGCCGACGGCGGCTCCGAAGTGCGGCGTTCGGTGCTGCCCGGCGGAGTGCGGGTACTGACCGAGGCGATGCCCGGGCAGCGGTCGGCCACCATCGGATTTTGGGTGGGGGTCGGTTCCCGCGATGAGGCCCCGGGCCAGCACGGCTCAACGCATTTCCTCGAGCACCTCCTGTTCAAGGGAACCAAGCGCCGGACTGCGCTGGAGATCGCCTCTGCATTTGACGAGGTGGGCGGCGAGTCGAACGCGGCCACGGCGAAGGAAAGCACGTGCTACTTCGCACGGGTCCTGGACTCCGACCTGCCGATGGCCATCGACGTCATTGCGGACATGATCACAGGCGCCGTCATCGATCCTGCCGAGATGGAGCAGGAACGCGATGTCATCCTTGAGGAAATCGCCATGGACAGCGACGACCCCACGGACGTCGCCCACGAACACTTTGTCTCAGCCGTCCTGGGCAGCCATCCGCTGGGACGCCCCATTGGCGGCACACCGGATGCCATCAAGGCGGTGGCCCGTGATTCCGTGTGGGAGCACTACCAGCGCTATTACCGGCCGGACGAACTGGTGATTACCGCAGCCGGCGGCCTGGAGCACGACGTCGTCTGCGGCCTTGTGGTGGATGCGCTTGAGTCTGCCGGCTGGTCACTTGAGTCCGATGCGGCGCCGGTGGAACGCCGGTCCACCGAACGTGCCCTCATCACCGGGACCGCAGGGCTCCACGTCGTCAAGCGCGCCGTGGAGCAAGCGAACATCATCATGGGTTGCCCCACGATCGTGGCCACGGACGAAAGGCGCTACGTCATGAGCGTCCTCAATGCCGTGCTGGGCGGGGGCATGTCCTCACGCCTGTTCCAGGAGATCCGCGAGAAGCGCGGCCTGGTGTACTCCACGTACTCCTTCGCGTCCTCCTACGCGGATGCCGGCTACTTCGGCATGTACGCCGGCTGCACGCCGTCCAAGGTACGGCAGGTGCTGGACCTGCTCGCTGTTGAGCTGGACAAGCTGGCTGAGCACGGCATCGCCGAGGACGAACTCCGCAAGGCGGTAGGCCAGCTGGGCGGCGGGATCGTGTTGGCCCTGGAGGACACCGGTTCGCGGATGTCCCGGCTGGGCCGGGCCGAGCTAGTGTCCGGCGAGTACCAGGACATTGACGAAACCCTGCGCCTGATCAAAGCTGTCACCACCGAACAGGTCCAGGAATTGGCGGCCGAACTCGCTGCCGCTCCCAGGACTGTGACCGTCGTCGGACCATTCGAGGAGACGGAAACGTTCGGACTCTGA